The Flavobacterium sp. K5-23 genome segment ATTCAAAAAAATTTAGGAATAGCAATTTCAAAATTAGCATTACAAAAAAATCCTTTTCCAACAGTTGAATGGATTTCGATATTAAACCAAATTGAAGCAAAAGAAAAAGCAAAAGAAAAACTCCCTGTCTGGTTTAATAGTTCGAATATTATTTATCCTAGTAAAATTTCCATTGAGCAAACTTCATCCGAAAGGACAGCTTCTTACAAATCCACAATCGTTTCCGGGGATAGCTTAATTGATCTGACTGGAGGATTTGGGGTAGATGATTATTATTTCTCTAAAAAAATAAAAAGAGTTGCGCATTGCGAAATCAATGTTGAACTTTCAAATATTGTAGCGCATAATTTCGAACAACTTGGCGTAAAAAACATTACTTGCTATGCCGATGACAGCTTAACGACTTTAACTTCATTAAACACAAAATGGGACTGGATTTATATTGACCCGTCCAGACGTAATGATGCCAAAGGGAAGGTTTTTATGCTTAAAGATTGTTTACCTAATGTTCCCGACAATCTTGATTTTTATTTTAAACATTCAGATGCCATATTAATAAAAACAGCTCCGTTACTTGATTTAACTGCGGGTCTGTCTGAATTAAAACAGGTGAAAACAATTCATATTGTAGCACTGGAAAATGAAGTAAAAGAATTATTATGGGAATTACATAAAGACTTTAAAGGAGACACAACCATAAAAACCGTAAATATCTTAAAAGATAAAACAGAGACTTTTGATTTTATCTTAAATGGACAAACGGAAATTCCAAGTTATGGTTTGCCACAAAAGTTTTTGTACGAACCTAACAGTGCCATCATGAAATCAGGAGGTTTTGAAGAAGTAAGCAACTACTACAAGCTTAATAAGCTCCACAAACATTCCCACTTATACACTTCTTCTACTCTTATTCCCTTTCCAGGAAGAGTTTTTGAGATTGAAAATTCATTCCCATATAACAAAACGGAAATGAAAAACCAGTTGGAAAATAAAAAAGCAAACATAACCACACGTAATTTTCCCGATACTGTGGAAAGCATTCGAAAAAAATGGAAAATAAAAGAAGGCGGAAATGTATATTGTTTCTTTACAACTGATGAAAATAATAATAAAATAGTTTTAATTTGCACCAAAATAAAATAAATATGAAACACCTAATTATAACAGCACTTTTATTCATAACGACTAATTTAATAGCACAAAATAAATGTGAATACAGCACGAATGTAAGTGATTCCATTGGATCCTATAAATCCACAATTGAATATATGATTTCCGAGAAAAATTTTGGAGGGAATACCAGTTATATATTTTATTCGTTAGTTTCAACAGACGGAATGCCTACATTAAATGTGCAACTTATTCAAAAGAGTAAAGAATTCATGAAAGCAAATTGCTTTGATAAAAACTCTAAATTATTTTTACAGTTAAATAATGGTAAAATAATCACTCTGTTGCATATTGATCAGGAAAGTTGTGGAAGTCTTATAAGAGATGACAAAGGTTTTGACAACAGGTTTTTATCTGGAAGCTTTATGTTTATGAAAGATAGTTTTGAAGAATTAAAAAACTCTCCTGTTTCTATGATGAGAATTAAATACTTGACGGATACGGAAGATCATATTATTAAAAAAGAATTCCTATCAGAACTAAACAATCAAATATACAAACCTGAAAATTATTTTATCGATAACTTACATTGTATCGAATAAACTAATCACAATCCCATTTGGCATTAGAAACTTTGTCTTTTAATGCCGATTGTAGATTATAATGCCACCACTCAGAATCAAATGAATTGAAATCATACCTCTTCATTATATTTTTAAGTAATATTCTGTTCTTTTTAACCTCCTCAGTAAGGTTTAAATATCCATGACTGGCTTCTATACCAAAAAAGTCAAAAGGAGTCCCCATATCAAGCTCTTTACCCTCTCTATCGACTAAGGTAATATCAACCGCTCCTCCTCTATTATGAATTGACCCTTTACTTGGATTAGCAACATACTCAGGATTAGGAACTATATTCCACATTTTTTTTTGAATATCCAAAGGTCTGTAACAATCATATAATTTTATTTTATAGCCTTTATCCATAAAATTTTTATTGGCTTCAATCAATGCATTAACAGTTTTCAACCTCAAATAACATTCTGCGCAATCATACACCTTGGCATTTAAAAAATTATCTGTTGTAGCATATTTCATATCGTAAACAAAATCAGCACTATAATCTTTAAGATTTACAAATGTAGTATCGGAAACAACAGTATGATTTGTATTTTCAATTAATGACACTAATGGTACTTGTGCTTTACATGAAAAACAAACAATGAAAGAAACGAATACTAAAAAAGGCTTGAAGTGATTTCTCATAATACTATTTTTTATAAAATTAGGATAATAGAAAGGATTTAAAACAAAAAGTGACACTATTTCTAGTGTCACTTTTATAAAAATTTGAAAAGTGTAATTATTTCTTAATTACTTTTTTACTCACCACATTGGTATCAGTAACTATTTTGACAATATAAAGTCCTTTTTGAACATTGAAAGGAATTTTTATAGAATTAGTGTCTTTTGTGTTATCTACAGCAATAAGACGCTGCCCTAAAACATTATAAATTGAAACTTCTTTAATATTCTCTTTGGAATTATTAACGATATTCAATATGTTTTGTGAATCTAAATTATAGACCATAATCGATGTCTCAGGTAATCCATTACCATAAGCTGTACCTTGATTTTCTATTTTAAATGCTAATTCGAATCGTGAATTATAGTCCCCGGATTCTAAATTAAAATCAACAGCCTGTTTTGTTATATTATAAAAAACAGAAGCAGTTTTATCATGTATATATATGTTAACATTCGAAGGTAAAAATTCAACATCGTCAACCATAAATTGAACTGTACCTTTTGTATCCATTTTAACTCCCAAAGGATAGGTTTTTGATGCATCAAATGCTCCTACACCTTGTATAGAATATTCTAAATCATTTATTAAAAAATAAGCATCATTATCTTGAGTGTCTAATTGATAACCATCATAACCCGCATCAACTCCGTCAGTAGCTTCTTCATTCATAAAACCTATTAATAATTGTCTGTGCAATTTATTGGTAGCATTAAAACCTAGTCTAATTTTAGTATTATAATTATTATAAACTATATCATTACTATTGTCACTGAAATGGTCTTTATTCTTGTTTGCGGTGCTCTTATACATCGTATTAGATATTGAAACCGGAATATCGTCCACACCATCTTCTTTCACAAAAGAACGTTGATTATTATTGAAAATTATTGCATTAGAACCAGCACCAAATTCATATCCATTAACAAAAAAAGCTTGCCCTACAGGAATAAATTGATTAGGAATTTTGCTGCTATCCCCTTCTCCACTAATGCCAATTGGGGCTAATGGGGGTGTACCTCCTGTTAAAGTCAACTCGGCATATCCGCCAGTGTACCCAGCAAGATAATGAGTGTCATTAGCAGACGAATGTTCCCAGAAATAAAGCGTTCCATCTATGATATCAATTGTATTATTTCCGCCTTCGGCTATAGAAACATTATCTCTAATAAATTGAAAGGCATCTAAAGCTGATGGATAAGGATTTCCAACTAAAAATAAGTCGTCTGGCAGAACTGAATTACCATTAATTAGTCCATTATATGGTTTCCCAATAAAAGTGTAATTTTGAGTAATTGTATTACCTATATCAACTGCTCCAGCACCTTTTAGAGTAAATCCTTGAGCAGGATTAATTAGTGAGTTTTCATTAATAGGATCCCAATTAGCATAAGAAAAACCATTTTTAAATATATACAACCAATACCTAGCAAGACTTAATGGAGATTGACTCCCGTCATAGCCCGAAACCCAATTTATATTTTCAGGAACTCCTATTGTTGTACCATCTTTAAAAACTCCCGCAACTGTATAAACATTATTATTTGTAGTAGCGTTTATAGGTCCTACAGGGGAAGACCAGTAATTATAATTAAATCGATTAGAAGTTCCTTGCTGATCTCTTTTTATGAATCCAATACTTAAAGGATCTAAATCACTATTAAGCGTTTGTACTAACTGGGATCGACCTGTCAAATCAATTAACCCATCCAATCTTAAATAATTAGACACTTGAATTTTTGTATTATTATTTGCCGATAGCGTTTTATAGATCGTTGCATCAGTTCCCTCAATAAACAATCCTAAAACAGTTTTGTTCCCTACTGATGTTACATTATGATTAATTTTAACGATGTTACCATTTATAAGATAATTAAAAGTCACTGGTGATCCATTTACATCTTTGGTGTAAGTTACTAAAGAACTGGAGTTTGGAATAGTTTGTATATCCCCGTTTTTCCACATTCCTGAATTAGTACCATTCCATTCACCATTAGCAACAGTTTCATATGGCAACGGTGCAGTTTGAATTCCCGTAATGTTCTTGATTTTATTTAAATATTTAATCCTTAAAAAATTACGATCACCTGTTAATCCTTCTACAGTAGTGCCGTAAAAGGCATTAAAATCATAGTACGCCACTAATTCACTCCAAAGAGTCGCTTTAAACTCATTGCTAGGGCTGTTTTGTGGCAATATTTTACCCTTGGTATTACCATCACTATGTTTCTCAATTTCCTGATTCATCAAATAATTAATTTGATTAGAAGTTAAAGCCATATTCCAAATATGGATTTCGTCAATCTCTCCATAAAACGGAGTGTTTATGACACCTTTTTTCGCATATAGAGCTCCCACTGAATACCTAGAATAATTAGGTGATGGATTTGTAAGGTCAAAAGTAGATGAATCTAATATACCATCAATGTAAAGATCAGCACTACCTTCATAATACACCGCAACAACGTTGTGCCATAAACCGTCATTTATTACCGTTCTTGAAACAAATTTTGAAACGCCATCCCATAAAGCTTCAATTTTTTTGTCGCTATTTAATCGAAATTCTAAATTAACACCTTTAGCCATTATTGTTTTATTAGCAACTACAGCAACATTGTTTTTTAACCAACAACCAATAGTAAAAGAACCACTATTTAAATTTAAGGCATATTCACCAACTAAAAAATCGCCAGCAGCGTTAATATTTATAGCCTCTTTTGGAGTTGCTTTAAGAGCTTTCCCAAAAGTAAAATACTTTGTTCCGTCGAAATCATACCAAGTTTCATACGTTTGACTCCCTTCTTTATTTAAAATTGGATTTCCAAGTGCATCTATCTTAATTTTTAATGGAATTATATCAATGATATCAGCATCGTTAAAATTATCATTGTCACTTACAATTAAAGCATACTCTTCATTAACATCTTTTGTAAATGTACTAAAAGCAGTTACAGGGATACCAACAAATACATTTTCAACATCTACATCTACATCAGTTTTAGTTTCTACAATTTTCCATTTCTTGTTTATTCTAGTTGTCACCGTAGTTAGTCCCGTAGATATTATTATTGTATTAGAACCAGCTTCAATAAAAGTACCATTATCAGATCCCCAAACTAAAAAATCGCGATCTTTTTTAAATTCATTTATGTTGGCATTATTAGTTGTTGCAATAACTCCTAAACCAATGGTTACTGCATTAGGATCATTACTGCTTTTAGACTGTTTTTGATTTAAATCAGAACCTATATCCTTACCAATTCCTGCAATATTAAAATTATAGCCTGTATTAGCTCCGCTTTCCCAAATGATTTTTCCTCCAGAATCAATATAATTTGTACTGGTTCCGTTTAGCCCTAAAGTTATACCGTATTTTATGGCAAGATAAGTTTCAATCTTTGGGCGATTCTCAGGAAGTACACGAGAAGCATATGAAATTAACTCCGCCACTCTACCGTTAAGATTTCCATAGGTGGTACCGCTATTTATGTTTTTTCCAATATTATAAGGGGTCCCTTTAAAAATATTTGGCGTTATACTTGTATCAGTGTAGCCCAAATTAGAAAAGGGTTCACTTGAACTTGTCAAAGGCGTTACAATTTCATTTGCATTAAACAATAATTCGACACCTTCAGAAACAGTAGTTTTATTCCTAGTATTGATAATACCTGCTTTTGAATAATTCCCAGTTGCATCCCCTATACTAAAATAAGGGGTTGTTGTAGTGGTTTGCCATTGATTAAACCACAGTCTTTCACCCGTTAAACGATTTGAAAAATCTCCAAATCCAATTCCTGAATGTTCTCCAGAAATTATAGGATAAGATGGATTTGCAGCAGAAGTTCCTGAAATGATAGTCATTGGAGATGTTGAACCATCAATAGTTACATCAGGCTCCATAACAATAAACGTTTCATGTGTATAATACCCATTATCAATGTTATACATAAATTGATTAAGTGTTGTTCCATTATTTTGAAACTTTACCACAGGGTTATAATTTATGTTACCACTTGTTGCATCAATATATGTAGGTTGCTTTACAGCTTCAATTTGCGTAGCATCTTTACCTGTTGAACCCAAATCTCTCCAAAGACGCACGGAATTAGTTCCAGTAGTTAAATTTACTCCTCTTGTAGACTTGAGCCATAGTCTAAAATCCGGATTTCCCCCTCCAGGACCAGTTATTGTTGGATCATACACTTCACCACTTACTACAAAGGTATACGGGTCTTTGGTCAAGTCATTATTGGGAATTGAAATTAATGCCGACTTTAAACCAGGACCAAGAGATTGTGGATAAAACAAAACGACAAAATATGATGCTCCTCCTACAGGAATTATGTTAGAAGCAGCAGTACCAGGAGCAGAAGGATACGGCGTCGGATTTATATATATTGAAAAATCAGGAGATACTCCTCCAGAAGTTCCAGTTGCAGGGTCGTATATCAAACTTGTTATACCTTGAAGCACTAAGGGACATGTACCAGTATTTACAATTACATAATTTCTTGTAGCCGTCGCACCAGCAGTAACAGATCCAAATAACGTTCCTGTTGCTGATGTAGGAATGATTTGCCCATTTGGAAGGGGCTGTGTTGGGGTACCACCTAGAACAGAAATTAATGGTTTATTTGTAAAAGTAATATTAAATGTAAAAGAAGGGTAATTTTTAGCATTGGAATGCACAGTAACAATGGTAGTCTGTGCAGAACTATTACAAGTAAAATTATTTTTTCTTAATCTAAAAACACTGACTTCACCTTTCTTAATATTAAAATCCGAAGGTCGAGATGACACTACAAAGTTGGTGTTATTTAAGGTAACTTCAGGATTTGACAATACCAATGAAGGGTTTCCGTTACCATCAGGAACGTTAATAATCGAAAATTCGATTTCCGTAGAAGAACCAAAATTCACTGTTCCATTAAAGGGAATATTAAGAGCAGGGCTACCATATCTTACAAAGATTTGTTGATTCGATTGAGAAAAAGCAACAAAAGACAAAAAAAGACTGAAGGCAAGCAATAGATTATTTGAGTATTTTTTTTTCAATGTGGTATTTTTTTAATTTATAACTAACCTATTATTTGCGTTAAAACTACAATAAAATCCCATATTATATCGTTTAAAATCAATATTCAACGATAATCTACACATATGATATCATGTGTTAGAAATTTCTCATAAACAATAGTCTCTGTGGAAATACAAATCGTAAAAAATCCCTGATTAATTACAATTATCTTTTACTTACCCTTAGCGTAAAGATTATTGGACAATTTCTTTTTCGTCAGTTTGAGTAATTTTACACAAAAATTGTATGGAGATCAAGAGAAGTTTTATTATAAGTGTAATATAAATTACAGCGAAGGAATGGAGTGAAATTATTGGGGAAATAAATTTAAAAACCCCTATAAACAGAAAGTTTATAGGGGTTTTTGTGAAGGCAGAAGGATTCGAACCTTCGACCGCCTGCTTAGAAGGCAGGTGCTCTATCCAGCTGAGCTATGCCTCCATTGCTCATGTAAAAAAATTCTGTCGGGGTGGCAGGATTCGAACCTGCGGCCTCCTGCTCCCAAAGCAGGCGCGATAACCGAGCTACGCTACACCCCGTACAATTTCATTATTGTTTTTGTGTATATTACCTGAACTTGCAGGACACACTTTTAAGAATATGCTACTATTCTAATCGCAAATTTAATAAGCGGAGGGACAGGGACTCGAACCCTGGCACCGATTGCTCGATGACAGTTTAGCAAACTGCTCCATTACCACTCTGGCACCCCTCCTAGCTGTTAAGAAAGTTGTTCTCTTTTGCGGTGGCAAAGGTAGCACATCATTGCATTACTCACAACTATTTCAAGACTTTTTTTCAAAGTTTTTTAGCATTTTTTTTAAATCAATTCATAGTCAGACATATAGCGTTAAATAAAATTTATCATTTTTTTACTTCTATCATTATAGTTGATTGAAAATTTGAAATTGCTTAAAAATGACTAAATTTGCTAGATAAACCAACATTATATATATCATGATCAAAAAAGTTGTTATAGTTTCTGCCGTTAGAACACCTATCGGAAGTTTTATGGGAGGATTATCTACGGTAACAGCCCCAAAATTAGGAGCAGCAGCCATCAAAGGCGCTTTAGATAAAATAAATTTAGATCCTAATCTAGTTGATGAAGTTTTTATGGGTAATGTAGTTCAGGCCGGTGTAGGTCAAGCTCCTGCTCGTCAAGCTGCAGTATTTGCAGGGTTACCTGACTCAGTAATATGCACAACTGTAAATAAAGTGTGCGCATCAGGTATGAAAGCTGTAATGTTTGCAGCACAAGCTATTCAATCTGGTGATGCCGAAATTGTAGTTGCTGGTGGAATGGAAAATATGAGTTTGATTCCTCATTATATGCATTTAAGAAACGGAGTTAAATTTGGACCAGGTACTATGGTAGATGGTTTACAAAAAGACGGACTTACTGATGCATACGACAATAACGCTATGGGCGTTTGTGCAGACGCATGTGCTACTGATTACAATATTACAAGAGATGAGCAAGATAACTACGCTATTCAATCCTATGAGCGCTCTGCCAAAGCATGGGAAGCTGGTAAATTTAATAACGAAGTAGTTCCTGTTGCAGTTCCCCAAAGAAAAGGTGACCCAATAATGGTTACTAAAGATGAAGAATACACTAATGTCAAATTAGACAAAATTCCTGCATTAAATCCTGTTTTCACAAAAGACGGTACAGTTACTGCTGCAAACGCTTCAACTATTAATGACGGAGCCGCAGCTTTAATATTAATGAGCGAAGAAAAAGCCCTTTCATTAGGATTAAAACCTTTAGCTTACATTAAAGGATATGCTGACGCAGCTCAAGAGCCAAAAAAATTCACTACGACTCCTGCAAAAGCATTACCTAAAGCTTTAGACAAAGCCGGAATTTCTATAAGCGATGTTGATTATTTTGAATTTAACGAAGCCTTTGCTGTTGTAGGCCTTGCTAATGCAAAAATTTTAAACCTAGACAACAATAACCTAAATGTAAACGGTGGTGCTGTATCATTAGGACACCCACTAGGATGTTCTGGAGCAAGAATAATCGTTACCTTATTAAATGTTCTAGAACAAAATAATGGTAAAATTGGAGCAGCTGCTATCTGTAATGGTGGTGGTGGAGCTTCGGCAATTGTTATTGAAAGAATTTAATTAATTATTTTATACATAATGGGTTATAAGTTTTAATACTTTTAACCCATTATTTTTTTAACAACAACTCATAACTGCATCTAAATGTTCGGAATTTGTAATCTTGCTATAATCCCTCTAAGGTCTGAACCTAGCGATAGAAGCGAAATCGTTTCTCAAGTATTATTTGGAGAACATTTTGAAATTTTAGAAAAACAAAATCAGTGGTCTAAAATTAAAATGCAATTTGATAACTACGAAGGCTGGGTGGACTCTAAACAGTATCAGGTTATTTCAGAATCTAATTACTTTGAACTTTCTAATGATACAATTATTCTAAATGCGGATTTAATAGAGTACGTAAGCGCACCTTCAAACCTACTAATCCCAATTCCATTAGGGGCAAGCCTTTCTTTTTTAAAGAATAAGGAGATAAATACTACCCATTTAGAATTTGAAGGAACAAAAATTAGTGGAGTCAAAGACAAAAAAGAGTTAATAAACACCGCTTTTCTATACTTAAACTCACCCTATTTATGGGGAGGAAAAACACCGTTTGGAATCGATTGTTCGGGTTTTACCCAAATGGTATACAAACTAAACGGATTTAAACTTTTACGAGACGCATCTCAACAAGCAACCCAAGGAGAAGCTTTAAGTTTTATTGAAGAAAGCGAACCAGGAGATTTAGCCTTTTTTGACAATGATGAAGGCAATATTACACACGTAGGAATTATAATGGAAAACAATTACATTATACACGCCTCCGGTAAAGTTAGAATAGATAGATTAGATCATTTAGGGATATACAACCCCGAAATCAATAAGCACACACACAAACTCCGTGTAATAAAAAAAATTATATAATTAAAAAAGCCATTTAGATTTTCAACTAAATGGCTTTTTTATTATTTTCTAAACAAAGATTACATTTTAGCTTTCAATGCTTTATACTCTGCTGTCATTTCCAAAGCACTATAAACATTCAATAAAGTTTTAGTTACATCTTCATTCTTAGGATCTATTTCAACCGCTTTTTGAAGATAAGGAATTACACTTTTAAAAATGTTTTGACGTTTCACTTTCAATTCGTCATATCGCTTCATATCCTTAGCTGAAGTTCCTAATTTATTCATTTCTTCAATTATAGCACCTTCTCCATCTAGCTTCAAAGCAGCCATATTAATATAAGCGTTTGTATAT includes the following:
- a CDS encoding acetyl-CoA C-acyltransferase, whose translation is MIKKVVIVSAVRTPIGSFMGGLSTVTAPKLGAAAIKGALDKINLDPNLVDEVFMGNVVQAGVGQAPARQAAVFAGLPDSVICTTVNKVCASGMKAVMFAAQAIQSGDAEIVVAGGMENMSLIPHYMHLRNGVKFGPGTMVDGLQKDGLTDAYDNNAMGVCADACATDYNITRDEQDNYAIQSYERSAKAWEAGKFNNEVVPVAVPQRKGDPIMVTKDEEYTNVKLDKIPALNPVFTKDGTVTAANASTINDGAAALILMSEEKALSLGLKPLAYIKGYADAAQEPKKFTTTPAKALPKALDKAGISISDVDYFEFNEAFAVVGLANAKILNLDNNNLNVNGGAVSLGHPLGCSGARIIVTLLNVLEQNNGKIGAAAICNGGGGASAIVIERI
- a CDS encoding class I SAM-dependent methyltransferase — translated: MIHPILDAEIQEFIQKNLGIAISKLALQKNPFPTVEWISILNQIEAKEKAKEKLPVWFNSSNIIYPSKISIEQTSSERTASYKSTIVSGDSLIDLTGGFGVDDYYFSKKIKRVAHCEINVELSNIVAHNFEQLGVKNITCYADDSLTTLTSLNTKWDWIYIDPSRRNDAKGKVFMLKDCLPNVPDNLDFYFKHSDAILIKTAPLLDLTAGLSELKQVKTIHIVALENEVKELLWELHKDFKGDTTIKTVNILKDKTETFDFILNGQTEIPSYGLPQKFLYEPNSAIMKSGGFEEVSNYYKLNKLHKHSHLYTSSTLIPFPGRVFEIENSFPYNKTEMKNQLENKKANITTRNFPDTVESIRKKWKIKEGGNVYCFFTTDENNNKIVLICTKIK
- a CDS encoding LamG-like jellyroll fold domain-containing protein — its product is MKKKYSNNLLLAFSLFLSFVAFSQSNQQIFVRYGSPALNIPFNGTVNFGSSTEIEFSIINVPDGNGNPSLVLSNPEVTLNNTNFVVSSRPSDFNIKKGEVSVFRLRKNNFTCNSSAQTTIVTVHSNAKNYPSFTFNITFTNKPLISVLGGTPTQPLPNGQIIPTSATGTLFGSVTAGATATRNYVIVNTGTCPLVLQGITSLIYDPATGTSGGVSPDFSIYINPTPYPSAPGTAASNIIPVGGASYFVVLFYPQSLGPGLKSALISIPNNDLTKDPYTFVVSGEVYDPTITGPGGGNPDFRLWLKSTRGVNLTTGTNSVRLWRDLGSTGKDATQIEAVKQPTYIDATSGNINYNPVVKFQNNGTTLNQFMYNIDNGYYTHETFIVMEPDVTIDGSTSPMTIISGTSAANPSYPIISGEHSGIGFGDFSNRLTGERLWFNQWQTTTTTPYFSIGDATGNYSKAGIINTRNKTTVSEGVELLFNANEIVTPLTSSSEPFSNLGYTDTSITPNIFKGTPYNIGKNINSGTTYGNLNGRVAELISYASRVLPENRPKIETYLAIKYGITLGLNGTSTNYIDSGGKIIWESGANTGYNFNIAGIGKDIGSDLNQKQSKSSNDPNAVTIGLGVIATTNNANINEFKKDRDFLVWGSDNGTFIEAGSNTIIISTGLTTVTTRINKKWKIVETKTDVDVDVENVFVGIPVTAFSTFTKDVNEEYALIVSDNDNFNDADIIDIIPLKIKIDALGNPILNKEGSQTYETWYDFDGTKYFTFGKALKATPKEAININAAGDFLVGEYALNLNSGSFTIGCWLKNNVAVVANKTIMAKGVNLEFRLNSDKKIEALWDGVSKFVSRTVINDGLWHNVVAVYYEGSADLYIDGILDSSTFDLTNPSPNYSRYSVGALYAKKGVINTPFYGEIDEIHIWNMALTSNQINYLMNQEIEKHSDGNTKGKILPQNSPSNEFKATLWSELVAYYDFNAFYGTTVEGLTGDRNFLRIKYLNKIKNITGIQTAPLPYETVANGEWNGTNSGMWKNGDIQTIPNSSSLVTYTKDVNGSPVTFNYLINGNIVKINHNVTSVGNKTVLGLFIEGTDATIYKTLSANNNTKIQVSNYLRLDGLIDLTGRSQLVQTLNSDLDPLSIGFIKRDQQGTSNRFNYNYWSSPVGPINATTNNNVYTVAGVFKDGTTIGVPENINWVSGYDGSQSPLSLARYWLYIFKNGFSYANWDPINENSLINPAQGFTLKGAGAVDIGNTITQNYTFIGKPYNGLINGNSVLPDDLFLVGNPYPSALDAFQFIRDNVSIAEGGNNTIDIIDGTLYFWEHSSANDTHYLAGYTGGYAELTLTGGTPPLAPIGISGEGDSSKIPNQFIPVGQAFFVNGYEFGAGSNAIIFNNNQRSFVKEDGVDDIPVSISNTMYKSTANKNKDHFSDNSNDIVYNNYNTKIRLGFNATNKLHRQLLIGFMNEEATDGVDAGYDGYQLDTQDNDAYFLINDLEYSIQGVGAFDASKTYPLGVKMDTKGTVQFMVDDVEFLPSNVNIYIHDKTASVFYNITKQAVDFNLESGDYNSRFELAFKIENQGTAYGNGLPETSIMVYNLDSQNILNIVNNSKENIKEVSIYNVLGQRLIAVDNTKDTNSIKIPFNVQKGLYIVKIVTDTNVVSKKVIKK
- a CDS encoding C40 family peptidase, whose translation is MFGICNLAIIPLRSEPSDRSEIVSQVLFGEHFEILEKQNQWSKIKMQFDNYEGWVDSKQYQVISESNYFELSNDTIILNADLIEYVSAPSNLLIPIPLGASLSFLKNKEINTTHLEFEGTKISGVKDKKELINTAFLYLNSPYLWGGKTPFGIDCSGFTQMVYKLNGFKLLRDASQQATQGEALSFIEESEPGDLAFFDNDEGNITHVGIIMENNYIIHASGKVRIDRLDHLGIYNPEINKHTHKLRVIKKII
- a CDS encoding M15 family metallopeptidase, which codes for MRNHFKPFLVFVSFIVCFSCKAQVPLVSLIENTNHTVVSDTTFVNLKDYSADFVYDMKYATTDNFLNAKVYDCAECYLRLKTVNALIEANKNFMDKGYKIKLYDCYRPLDIQKKMWNIVPNPEYVANPSKGSIHNRGGAVDITLVDREGKELDMGTPFDFFGIEASHGYLNLTEEVKKNRILLKNIMKRYDFNSFDSEWWHYNLQSALKDKVSNAKWDCD